GCTGCGAATTgataggctacacaagctcacagaacggtacCAAAAATAATCTGTCACATCAcatatacttttggtaatgtagtgtatatatattattctTACAGTAGCTACTCTTTTTTTTCCCCCTTTACTCATACAGCTGCATTGGAGAAAAGAGATCAAACTCCTGTCAGACCTTGCATACTGTGGTTTAACCACATTCTCAGGTAGGTAAACAAACAGCTTCACCCCCGTAGTACGATGTTGATTTAGTGTTAAATCTGATACGCAAGCATGTCTTTACCACACATTCTCCCTGTCCCTTCATGTGTCATCCAGGGTACCAGATGTAGGGTGAAGAGTATGTCAATATCATCCAGGTGGACCCCACCCTGCGCGGGGGCACCGTCCTGTGCCAGACAAGGAGCCCAGGTGTATCTCCACAGCCTGTTTCCCTACCTGCTGGACAAGTTGCTGGTGTGCCTGGAGAATGAGCTGGAGACAAGGGAGGAAAGCCAGGGAGGGGGAGGCCGGAGAGCAGAAGTGGCCAGTCCCTGGAGCCTGGATGAGAGGCTGGGTCCAGAGGGTGGTGGGGCAGCTCACGGAACCCCAGAGGAGGATGTGCATGCTTGTCTTGTTGGCCCTCCAGCCGGCACTCTCCATCATCCACCGGTTGCACGTGGCCCTGTTTTACATCAGCGGGGCCTTCTACCACCTGGGGAACAAGACGGCCAGCATCCACTATGTGGGTATTTGTTTGTGAACCTATGAAGGAACAGAGATTCGTGTCAATGACGTGAGCCCCATTGTTAACCTTTGCAACTACCACAAAGGGTAAAGAAAGCTTCAGAATATGTTTTGCTTGACATTAAGAAGCTATATTTTGGGGTTTAAAACCAATAAATACAATCCCAAAATGGTTGGATAGTAGATCCTTTGCTACACCACTACTAATCTCCAACTGATTTGAATAATGTCTCTTCTGTACTAGATAAATCTAGCTAGCTTGCTGCTCATTGCTAGCAGGCTGCATGGGCAGCCAAGCTGGTTGGAACTGGATATCTAGCTAGCATTACAGATGAACAAACAAGCCAAAAATGATTATTCAGACTAGATATATAACTAGCTAGATAGCTTAGCTGGGTTATCAAATGAATGCCTGTGTTGGAAAATAGCTAGCTTGTCATGTTCAAAATCCTTAGCTAGCTAAGCAACTTGAGTCACTCAATGACTTTTGGTGATGCAGTCCATCCTGACCAGAAAACCAGTTATTCTAACCTAATCTGTTATCGACGACAACTAGTTGGGCAAAGTCTTTTAATTGCACACAAAGTGGTGATGTCGTTTTCTCAACAATATTTCTGATTTATGTTGAATAACTGCCAATGCTTGCCTTGCCTCAACTACAGCATGACACTTAACGAAAGTTGTAGCTCTTGGTAAACGCATTTGGTAATGTTCCCACGAGACATGAACCCACCAAACTTGTCTGTTTTTTCAGTGGCACAGGACACCGTACTGCATGCAGTTGTTGTATTGAATTAACTTTTCACCACCTTGGCTTCTAAGCTTGAAATAAGTGGTAAAAGTGATTTGTTTTGTCAATTTGACATGGTTCCTCATAGGTCCTACGTCAGACATCAGCTCTGTTGTAGATAGAATACATGATAtgaaaaaattatatttttagcCATTTAACACAGCACTAAATTGAATGTTTCAATTAAAATAATTTTTCTTTACCCATGGTGGGCAGGACCTAAGCAGTTGCCAGGGAAGCAAAGCCTTAAAGGGCTGTTTTTCTCCATTCAGTAGTGCACACCGTAGAAAACATTTTTGCAATGGAAAATAAAAGCTATTTATTTTTACAAGTTCAGGTAATCCCTCAAGCACATTTGTTTTCTGTTGTAATATGTTTTTCTACTGTGTGGCCTAATGAATAGGACCCATGTTACTAGTGTATGCTTCAGCATGCTATTTCTCACCATTCTTTCTTTCCCCGGGCGGTTAGCTTCGGGTGTGTGACGGGGGATGACAAGGCCATCCGGAGCAGCTACAGGTTCCTGGGCGTGGTCTCCCTGCTGCAGCTGGCCCTCACTGTGGCCCTGCAGCTCAACAACCTCCGATAGAGAGCCCAGCAGGAGTGGAGACAACACAGGAACCTGCCTTCCAGGTACACTGCAGGAAGAATAGTAGATGTTACAGAAGTGTTTGAGGACATTAGAATGATGCAAGAGGGATACAATTGCCCCACGCATCCTTTTCATTGTGATTAAGGTATGCATATGAATTTTGCAAATACACGTGTTACAGTTAACCCATaagagtgtgtgtctgtccgtccaGGTCTCCAGTCTGTAGAAGAGCCCAACTCACCCTGTGCCTCTCGCTGTATCCTGTGAATAGAGGAGAGGAAGCACTCGACCTCTACCCCATGTGGCCACTTGTTCTGCTGGGAGTGCATCACAGAGTGGTGTAACACCAAGGTGAGACCATAGATGCATTAAATGACTACTGTTCTATTTTATTATATGGGAGAAACACTATATACGTTCTTTAAGGGGCTATGACTACTATAAAAGTGGCACAGTCCAGAAACGACCTCTACCCTGCAGGCACTTGTGTAGGTCTGACAGGACTGGAGGGGTATAAAGAATGACAAATATTTCACCTATCTAGCATGTCAGAGGGTCAGTGCTATGAAACCAAGTTAAAAGCTATAAATGCAATGCATCACTATTGTTTTCTCCCTCCACAGACAGTGCCCTTTGTGTCGTGAGAAGTTCCAGCCTCCTCGACTGGTCTACCTGAGAAAATACTCGTTTCCAGAACCACTATCGTGCTTTTTGTTGCATGGCTTCACTTTCTAAATGACTAGATCGCCACATTGGACTGTTGAATCGTTAAACAAACCTTTGTCTTTCTTAGAGTTTAGCTATCCCTGTTCAAGTTACTTCCAAATAGCATCTCACTTCAGAGAATGCCTAGAGATCTTATTTTGGGACCTTGATTCAGATATTGCTGAAAACTCTGTCAAGTTATCTCCAGTGTGAAACAAAATGGATGAagcgtttacattttttttggtaATATTTCAGAATATTATTGTGAAGCTCTGTCCTCAGCTCTTTCATTCTGAATCAGGGATACACACTGGAATCATTTGTGTATATTTTTCGTTCTTTAATATACTTGTTTCATATATTTTATGGGCATGCATAATGCAGTGTACTATATTAAGCAATCATTCATTTTGAAATGGTTTGCATATGAATCATGTTTGGATTGTATCAGTCTAATTTATCTGAATTAAAACGTAATCAAATATAAATCAACTATACAACTTTTGTAATAAACAACTGTGCAATTATTTATGTGTCTTGTTTTATTGATAAAGTGATGACTGTAATGCTTGTTGACACTATGGCTGTTCTTGTGGATCAGTCACGTCTTAGTTCCAGCCTGCAATGCTTCTGCTACTGACTGGCTGCGAACGGAAGAGTTGGTTCAGGTCAGTGGAAACCAGCAAATTGGCTTTAAATGATTCCTTCATGAAATTGTATTCTGAACCGGTTTGGAAAATAAACCTACCAATAATAACTATCTTAGTTCAATGTGAGCTTTCTACCACCGGTAATTTACccgtagctaacgttagccaggtAACGTTAATCAAAGCTCAGCTGCACACTGTAACCAAGGTAGCCAGCTAGCAGCAGTTAGCTATTTGTTTTGATATGCTCATGCACTTTCCACTTTGTCAATTTTTAACTATTTTGCGGCAAGATGACATGTGTAGACAGTTGATATAGGAAGTCCCAGCCAATTTACAagtgtgtagtctgtgtattTAATAATCTGCCTCTGATCCGCTTAGTGGGGGTGCCATGTGTTCACCAGGCAGCAGTAGACAATCTGTGCTGTTAAGGCAATAGAACCGTGAACGAACGCTGAATAGATTACAGTTTATGGTAAGAAACCTGGACCTTTATCATTTCTTTCAAATGGACATTATGTACACAAATGTTGTATTTAAATGTAATGCTTTATTCAAATGTTTGCCCCAAACGATAGGCTGCCTAGTATGTAAATTAATAAATCATGCAATTAGGTCTGAATTATATGTTCGCTCCACATTTCAGAATGGCTTGGCATTCCCAGAGAGGTCAGGGGAGGCAGTCTGGGGGATTGTCTCAAAGAAAGTACGTGCCCAGGAGGCCCCTGGTCCAAagcaacctgtctgtctgtggggagAATGAAGTGGACCAGTTACTAGACCTCCTTTCTACTCTCAACGAAGATAGGCCTCCCTACTTAAGTGTCTCTGATGAGGTGCTGGACAGGCACACATCTGAGCCTGTCTTGAGACCGAAAAACCTGAGCCGCAACACTGACTTAACAGAACGTGGTCCCACTTGGAGTGCCAAGCTTGGGAAGTTGTCCCATCAGGGAAGTGAGGAGAAAGGGTCAGAGGTCAATTTGACTGACAGGGATATCCTTGTTCCTATTCGGTTACAAGGGGGTGCTTCATTGACCTCTGGTCATCCTTATGGCTCAATTGCGGGTCGAGGTGATGGTGGCAACTGTGTCAATTGGCTTGGGAAATGGGGCAGGGGACGTCAACAGCCAGTGGAGAGAGAATGTGTCTCTTTTGTCCAAAAATGCAACAGCGGTTCACTAGGTTCTACCTTTCCC
This genomic stretch from Oncorhynchus kisutch isolate 150728-3 linkage group LG24, Okis_V2, whole genome shotgun sequence harbors:
- the LOC109869654 gene encoding LOW QUALITY PROTEIN: peroxisome biogenesis factor 10 (The sequence of the model RefSeq protein was modified relative to this genomic sequence to represent the inferred CDS: deleted 2 bases in 2 codons; substituted 1 base at 1 genomic stop codon), with amino-acid sequence MLVCVNTDRTCEGKARGLVGEGQYLCLGKGGVGSAVGAVTKIRSRWKLKLFNNRLRLHWRKEIKLLSDLAYCGLTTFSGYQMXGEEYVNIIQVDPTLAGAPSCARQGAQVYLHSLFPYLLDKLLVCLENELETREESQGGGGRRAEVAVPGAWMRGWVQRVVGQLTEPQRRMCMLVLLALQPALSIIHRLHVALFYISGAFYHLGNKTASIHYLRVCDGG